Part of the Coccinella septempunctata chromosome 3, icCocSept1.1, whole genome shotgun sequence genome is shown below.
CAAACCCAGCCATCCCCCAACTTCCGATATGGTTAatagtgccatcaaaggattgAAAGAAAGGAGCGGATCCTCGTTGCAAGCTATCAAGAATCACAAGGTCGATTCTGAAAGACTTGCACCGTTCATAAGAAAATATCTTAAGACCGCTGTACAGTCCGGTTCCTTGATTCAGACCAAAGGAAAAGGAGCGTCTGGTTCTTTCAAATTGGCCGCTGGCGGTTCTACAACAAACGTTgttgcgaaaaaattggtcaagtcgGCCGATGGAGCAAATAAGAATGCATCACCTACAATGGCAGCCGACAAGAAGAACACATCACCTGCCAGGTCTACATCTACAGTGAGTAGGTCGAAAAAGAGAGCGGCAATTGCGAAAGAAAAGAAGTCAAAATTAACGAAATCTCCCTCGAAAGCTAAGAAGGCAAACAAATCGCCGACGAAGAAGCCCAAAGCACCGAAACCAAAAACGGTCAAATCAGTAACGGCTCCGAAGAAAGTAACGTCTCCCAAAAAGAAAAAGTGAAACGTATATAATtttggaaggaaaaaaatttgaatccgGTCCTTTTCAGGGCCTCTAGAATTTTCTATCAAATAttacttttatagattttcactcGCTAGAGATACGATGTCATACAAGATGTTTTCATCGAACACGGTaggtaatttttttcggaaaatgtaaatatttttgaaaatgctaTCACATAAGTGCCGAATTCTAAAAATCATTTGACGGTCAGCAATTTTGCCGAATAATTTCAGGTGCAGAATATTCACGATTTCTTTCAAGCTATCCGatcaaaaaatcatgaaaactaatataatattcgaattgatccaacagttttcgagatattcatatcatactttgccgaattgaccactgaaatctcaattcttatctaaactatcgaactctaattcaacacgtgcacctcaaatcgaaaactgtgtacagtttcgagatttgggtcgaattattccaatatttccttaggaattgaaataatactgtgtcgaatcgaacactgaaatctcaattcctatcagaactatcgaactgaaagttaaCATGtccatctcacttcgaaaactatgtgtagtttcaagatttgggtcgaactgattcaacagattttgagaaattgatatcaaactttgccgaattgaccactgatatctcgattcctatctgaactatcgaactgaaattcaacatgtgtatctcaattcgaaaactttgtacaGTTTCGAAatgtgggtcgaattgatccaacctttccttaggaattgaaatcgaacTTTGTCGAGACGACCTAcgaaattttcagttctatcagatcaacgaactgaaattcaacatatgcatctcaatttgaaaaccatatacagtttcaagattttgcccgaattgatccaacagtttatggaaaattgatatcacactttgccgaattgaccactgaaatctcaattcctatcagaactatcgatatgaaattcaacatgtgcatctcaattcgaaaactatgtgaagtttcaagatttgggtcgaattgatcaaacggtttttgagaaattcatatcacactttgccaaattgaccacagaaatctcaatgcctatctgaactatcgaactgaaattcaacatgtgcatctcaatatgcaactcaattcgaaacctatgtacagtttcaaaatttggctcgaattgattcaacagtttatgggaaattgatatcacactttgccgaattgaccactgaaatctcaattcctatcagagctatcgatatgaaattcaacatgttcatctcaattcgaaaactatgtgaagtttcaagatttgggtcgaattgatcaaacggtttttgagaaattcatatcacactttgccaaattgaccacagaaatctgaattcctatctgaattatcgaactgaatgaaactcaatacgtatatctcagttcaaaaattgtgtagagtttcgagatttggatcgaattttgatggtcaatgaataaaagaataagttctatttatcatgaattgttcgatcaaggagactcaactttcggaataataacttctttttttcataaagaactattcatgcccctcaaaaataatgaattacattcgatagatcatctatccaggaatactatccaaaaaacagtttgaaaaaattccttcatttggagtcttgcctgcaaaacgagtggcgtagggtgtaattctcttgaattttcgaaaatctccaatatctcgaaaaccaaggcccttttactgaacgtaaaatagatttttctgaaccgccatagagtcctctacccccaggctcaatattatccattcattacgccacaccctgtatatggataccttgacaagagcgacttcggcaagtctgggaagaattgtttcggtccgtcaaaaatgacatatcggcctattttccatatcgcattcgtccgaaatacgatgcaatgatgaacccaataattggtaaaaataaaaaactttgaaatcctcgagattgcgcaggaaactttcaatttcaagtccttagcaataatttaccaaccattcgcccgtaaaatttccgtcaacttggctaatatcggtcccactatttgaagaaatccaaagtgttaaggtcaaacaatgtcattttcagcctccgagtctcaagtgcgacaggcaaccacgcccgccactggtgtatgtacacagttttcgaattgagatgcacatgttgaatttcagttcgaaaggaccgtggggacctgtggacttcagttctacctggggttaggcccccacaattgctggcggtgtggcaattgGCAAAtcccaccacagggaggactgccgaggggaaaggacgaagttctgttccaggtgctgCCGTGTGGGGGTgttttccagggtgtgttgcgttagagataggggatcaatgaccgccagaactgcctcaggaccgaccgcaactccagggagcaggacagaggccatactgccggacctccgactgaggcccgcgtaccgccaacaccgtcagaaccgtcgccgcccacatcgttgccgcccctaccgaagtagaaggtgaaaatggattagaattaccgaaaaaaaaaattaccgattattaaaatgataccattccgaaaaatatcttttattgcaccaaccgaaatggtggatgcgctaaccggagtagtagtcgattcgtcaaaatatcatttcaattcctaaggaactattggatcaattcgaaccaaatcttgaaactgcacatagttttcgcatgcatctcaatatgcaactcaattcgaaaactatgtacagtttcaaaatttggctcgaattgatccaacagtttatgggaaattgatatcacactttgccgaattgacctctgaaatctcaattcctaccgatattaaaatgataccctttttttttttttttttttatagcagggggaatctgcgaccgtgaaaacacggggctctatctctcgcccagaggaacccatttctagggaacactgtggggttactcactctcctgagttcgcgacccactaaacctaacctgctttttgttggttccgggtatttgcctataaaccatttatcccttaatcggttgatttcttcttgcacattgtcgtgctagggttttcatgttcgtccatttctggACGAACTTCtccttagtatagttttaataagttgtcgtactcattttaatctctcctcaattgatctctcggtctccttttgtaaattctcattcttcttctgtcttcctccggatcgtagtccactagtctcctgagttcttcgtttggatgttccttcgctgtttcgaataacttttcagctttcctcttcataaattcggtaatGGTTTCCCACtgcaaatctcgatatatctgtttgttcctgacaaaccaaggcgcatctatggcacatcgtagtagcttgttttctgttgcctgaattctttgtatatggctctttgccgcgaatccccaagcacctgatccataagtcagttgcggtctagcaacggctttgattattttcaattttgtctcatttgacatgtggctctttctacctatcagcgggtagagcatattcatcgctgccttggttttgtcaacggcttgtttgatatggcttctccatgttagacctttgtctagggtgatacctaaatattttgcttcgtttttccattcgatttcttctccatctacc
Proteins encoded:
- the LOC123310289 gene encoding histone H1B-like, whose protein sequence is MTFSTSESEMQQATTPATAVGKTLKKAEKKTSARSKHVKPSHPPTSDMVNSAIKGLKERSGSSLQAIKNHKVDSERLAPFIRKYLKTAVQSGSLIQTKGKGASGSFKLAAGGSTTNVVAKKLVKSADGANKNASPTMAADKKNTSPARSTSTVSRSKKRAAIAKEKKSKLTKSPSKAKKANKSPTKKPKAPKPKTVKSVTAPKKVTSPKKKK